One region of Desulfobacterales bacterium genomic DNA includes:
- a CDS encoding glycosyltransferase family 39 protein: protein MPFAPLTNSPVQLNLSRAAACVLALGFSARIYLFYQIPIISPDSHLYIQQAKALYFGLFDQILSCYSYLSPYPVAVCAAYRIFGDWVIAAQSVNIFFSTLTIIPFYWLLRRFFDDTVASLTALVFALLPAYTFVSTDALRDPLFWFFSVSGLYLFILHIEKRRPGVLLCCSFCLAFATWARIEGSLYILVTACYLPFIKNRNRWTDLLIFLTPYIILLFMLIGLASGLGLNWVEILNPKRILNLPLGVISQYEGLRNELKTLYQPDLFTVSKYFFDRIRSLVWIIALVALIVLIVETLLYIFFGFLLAGAVSLGHSAWTDKRIRYIAFICISALGLLYFQTFCAWHAAERHLAVFLLPAFIFIGAGIKRFHLFLSNRFRCRPATGYAVVCALVLLTVAPKIIRANYDADKLIFREIGLFISQRETGQRAVSVCGAFKRVTDVHFYANVNTPWAPCFDTGALFYRTKAELLQFIQNQKYDYFIWDQAGWQHEGITPSSVNSANGFHNIREWHSKKLGRLILYEVILPSKTGATLKSINERQP from the coding sequence ATGCCCTTTGCGCCTTTAACGAATTCGCCTGTTCAACTGAACCTGTCCCGAGCCGCGGCATGCGTTCTTGCCCTGGGTTTTTCGGCAAGGATTTATCTATTTTATCAAATCCCCATTATCAGCCCGGACAGCCATTTATACATTCAGCAGGCAAAAGCCCTCTATTTCGGCCTGTTCGATCAGATTCTGAGTTGTTATTCTTATTTGTCTCCCTACCCGGTAGCGGTCTGCGCGGCCTATCGCATTTTCGGTGATTGGGTGATAGCGGCGCAAAGCGTTAACATCTTTTTCAGCACCCTTACCATTATTCCCTTTTATTGGCTGTTGCGCCGCTTTTTCGATGATACCGTCGCGTCGCTGACCGCCCTGGTGTTTGCCCTTTTGCCGGCCTATACGTTCGTCTCAACGGATGCCCTGCGAGACCCCCTGTTTTGGTTTTTTTCAGTTTCGGGGCTGTATCTTTTTATTCTTCACATCGAAAAAAGGCGCCCCGGGGTACTGCTGTGTTGCAGTTTCTGCCTGGCCTTTGCGACATGGGCCCGTATTGAAGGCTCCCTTTATATTCTGGTAACCGCATGTTATTTGCCTTTTATTAAAAACCGGAACAGATGGACGGATCTACTCATTTTCTTAACGCCCTATATTATTTTGCTATTCATGCTCATTGGGCTGGCTTCCGGCCTGGGACTTAATTGGGTTGAAATTCTCAACCCCAAAAGAATATTGAATCTTCCTTTAGGGGTGATTTCCCAATACGAAGGTCTGCGCAACGAGTTAAAAACCCTTTACCAACCCGACCTGTTTACTGTCAGCAAGTATTTCTTCGACAGAATCAGAAGTCTGGTTTGGATTATCGCCCTTGTCGCCCTCATCGTCCTTATCGTGGAAACGCTGCTTTATATTTTTTTCGGCTTTCTTCTCGCAGGCGCAGTTTCCCTGGGACATTCCGCATGGACGGACAAACGAATCCGGTATATCGCCTTTATTTGCATTTCTGCGTTGGGGCTGCTCTATTTTCAGACGTTCTGCGCGTGGCATGCGGCGGAGCGCCACCTGGCGGTTTTTCTGCTGCCGGCATTTATTTTCATCGGCGCCGGCATCAAGCGGTTTCATTTGTTTTTATCAAACCGGTTTCGGTGTCGACCGGCCACCGGATATGCCGTTGTGTGTGCGCTCGTTCTGCTCACCGTTGCACCCAAAATAATTCGGGCAAATTATGATGCGGACAAGCTGATCTTCCGGGAAATCGGCCTTTTCATCTCGCAACGCGAAACAGGACAGCGGGCCGTATCCGTCTGCGGAGCCTTTAAGCGGGTAACGGATGTGCACTTTTATGCCAATGTGAACACGCCATGGGCGCCCTGTTTTGATACTGGGGCACTTTTTTATCGCACAAAGGCCGAGCTGCTCCAGTTTATCCAAAACCAAAAATATGACTATTTCATATGGGATCAGGCGGGATGGCAACATGAGGGAATAACGCCCTCGTCCGTGAATTCGGCCAACGGCTTTCACAACATTCGAGAGTGGCACTCAAAAAAGCTGGGCAGGCTCATCCTCTATGAGGTTATACTTCCCTCGAAAACCGGAGCGACCCTTAAGTCAATAAATGAAAGGCAGCCGTGA